The DNA region GCGTCTGGCGGGAGGGCCGGGGTGCCGGGCCTGCGGGCCCGGGGAGCGGGCCGTGGGTGCATTCTGCGGCAAGCCCCTGGCCCGCGGGCAGAATGTGGGCCCTTTGTTGATCCCGCTCGCCCGTGCGGGGACTGCCGGCCGGCCTGCGCGCGCACGATCCCGTCGATCGTCGCGGGCGGCCGCTGCCGGCGACCGGACGGACGAGCGGCCCTTGGCCCATGCACCCGCCTTCTCCCGTCGCTCCGCTGTCCTCCCCCGGCTCCGCCCTGGGCGGGCGCCTGCAGTCCATCGATGCCCTGCGCGGCCTAGTGATCCTGTTCATGCTGCTGGACCATGTGCGGGAGACCTTCTATCTTCACCACCAGGTCGGCGACCCGATGGATGTCGCGGCCACCGAGCCGGCCCTGTTCTTCAGCCGGCTGCTGGCCCATGTGTGTGCTCCGGTGTTCGTCTTCCTCACCGGGCTGTCGGCCTGCCTGTACGGCGCGAACAAGGTCGACCGCCGGGCCGCGGCCGCCACGTTCCTGGCCCAGCGCGGCCTGTTCCTGGTAGTGCTTGAGGTCACGCTGGTCAACTTTGCCTGGACCTTCCAGTTCCCGCCCCAGGTGCTGTACCTGCAGGTCATCTGGGTCATCGGCCTGAGCATGCTGGCGCTGTCGGCCCTGCTGTGGCTGCCCCGGCCGGTGCTGATCGTGCTGGGCCTGGCGCTGGTGGCCGGGCACAACCTGCTGGACGGGCTGCATTTCGATCCGGGCCACGCCATGCACATACCCTGGGCGGTGCTGCACGACCGCGGCTGGATCGCAGTGGGCGAGACGCTGCGGCTGCGCACCTCGTACCCGCTGCTGCCATGGATCGGCGTGATCGCTCTGGGGTATGCCGCGGGGCCCTGGTTTGCGGGCAGTGCGGCGCCGGCACTGCGGCAACGCCGGTTGCTGGCCTGGGGCGTGGCATTGCTGGTGGGCTTTGCCTTGCTACGGGCCTTGAACGGCTACGGCGAAGCGCCCTGGGCAGCCGGCGCCACGCCGCTGCGCACGGTGATGGGCTTTCTGAACGTCACCAAGTACCCGCCCTCGCTGCTGTTCCTGCTGCTGACGCTGGGCATCGGCCTGCTGGCGCTGTGGGTCTTCGAGCGGCGCCAGCCGGCGCGCTGGCTCGGCGTGCTGGCCGTTTTCGGGGCCGTGCCCATGTTCTTCTATCTGCTCCACCTGTACGTGCTGAAGCTGCTGTACCTGGCGGCAGCGGGTATCTGGGGCTTCAACCAGGGCCGCTACTTCGGCTTCGACGGCATGGGGGCCGTGTGGCTGTGCGCGGTGCTGCTGGCGTTGGCGCTGTATGGGCCGGTGCGTGCCTTCGGCCGCTTCAAGGCACGCCGCAAGGACATCGCCTGGCTCAAGTACCTGTGATGTGGAGGCAGCGCCGAGGGCCTCCGGACCGCCGCAGAGATCAACCCCACGGCGGCAGACGCGTGCGCCGTGCACCACAATGGGGCCAATGCAGTTGTCCCATTTTCTCCAGGCCGCGCTCGTGCTCGGCCTGCTTTCGGCCATTGGGCCCTTCGCCATCGACATGTACCTGCCGGCGCTGCCGGCCATCGGCGCCAGCCTGGGCGCCGACGTGGCCGCCGTGCAGTGGAGCCTGACGGCCTTTTTCCTCTCCCTGGGCGTGGGCCAGCTGTTCTACGGGCCCGTTTCCGACATGGTGGGCCGCAAGCCGCCGCTGTACTTCGGCCTGGCGTTGTTCACGCTGGCCAGCGTGGGCTGCGCGCTGGCTACGGATATCCACACCCTGGTGGCGCTGCGCTTCGTGCAGGGCCTGGGGGCGGCGGCCGGCATGGTGATTCCACGCGCCGTGGTGCGCGACATGCACACCGGCAACGAGGCCGCGCGTTTGATGTCGCTGCTCATGCTGGTGTTCAGCGTGTCGCCCCTGCTGGCGCCGCTGGCCGGCAGCGGGGTCATCGCGCTCACCGGCTGGCGCGGCGTGTTCTGGGCCGTGGCCGTGGCGGCGCTGGCCGGCCTGGTGCTGGTGCGCCAGGCGCTGCCCGAGACGCGCTTGCCCGCCGACCGGCTGGGCAGCGACCTGCGCAGTGCACTGGCCGGTTATGCCGTGCTGCTGCGCGATACGCACTTCCTGGGCCTGGTGTTCATCAGCGGCTGCTCGATCGGCGGCTTCTTTGTGTACCTGGCCAGCTCGCCCTTCGTGCTCATCAACCACTACGGCCTCACGCCGGTGCAGTACAGCCTGGCGTTCTCGGTGAACGCCGCAGCCTTCTTCGCCTCGGCCCAGTTCACGGCGCGGCTGGGGCGGCGTTTCGGGCTGGTGGCCGTGGTGAAGGCGGCCGTCAGCGCGGCGGCGGCCGTCATGCTGGCCCTGCTGGCGTATTACCTGTCGGGCGGCGACCGGCTGGCCGTGCTGCTGGGCCTGTATTTCGTGGCCAGCGGCTGCATGGGGCTGGTGATACCCACCACCTCCGTCCTGGCACTGGAAGAGCATGGCGCCATCGCCGGCACCGCCTCGGCGCTGCTGGGCACGCTGCAGATGCTGATCGGCGCGGTGGCCATGGGCCTGGTGGGCCTGTTCGCCACGGGCCAGCCGCTGCCCATGGTGGTGGGCATGGCCACCGGCGCGCTCATCGGCTTCGCCCTCACCTGGATCACCCTGGGCGGCGCCCGCGCGCACCGCGTGGCGGGGCCGCAGGCATGAGCGCCGCGGCCCCGCTGCCGGGCGCCCCGGCCGGCACCGGCGCGCCCGTGCTGCACGACGGCCTGCCGGTGCCCGCGCGCCACCGGGCCATGCTGGTCATCATCCTCGGCATCACCCTGGCCGTGCTGGACAGCAGCATCGTCAACCTGGCGCTGCCAGCGATCGGGCGCGAGCTGGGTGCCGGCGCGGCGCAGTCCATCTGGGTGGTCAATGCCTACCAGATCGCCACGCTGGTGCTGCTGCTGCCCCTGGCCGCGCTGGGCGACCGCTACGGCTATCGGCGCGTGTACCTGCTGGGCATGGTGCTGTTCGCGGCGGCCTCGGTGGCGGCCATGCTGGCGACCTCGCTGCCGGTACTGATCGCGGCGCGGGCGCTGCAGGGCATGGGCGCGGCGGGCCTCATGAGCGTGAACGCGGCGCTGGTGCGGCTCATCTACCCGCGGGCGGCGCTCGGGCGCGGCATGGCCATCAACTCGCTGGTGGTGGCCACCGCGTCGATGGCCGGGCCGTCGGTGGCGGCGGGCATCCTGTCGGTGGCGTCGTGGCACTGGCTGTTCGCCATCAACCTGCCGCTGGGGCTGCTCACGCTGTGGCTGGGCCGCCAGGCGTTGCCGGGCAATCCGGTCAAGGCGCACGACACGCCACGCTTCTCGTTCA from Paracidovorax wautersii includes:
- a CDS encoding heparan-alpha-glucosaminide N-acetyltransferase domain-containing protein, encoding MHPPSPVAPLSSPGSALGGRLQSIDALRGLVILFMLLDHVRETFYLHHQVGDPMDVAATEPALFFSRLLAHVCAPVFVFLTGLSACLYGANKVDRRAAAATFLAQRGLFLVVLEVTLVNFAWTFQFPPQVLYLQVIWVIGLSMLALSALLWLPRPVLIVLGLALVAGHNLLDGLHFDPGHAMHIPWAVLHDRGWIAVGETLRLRTSYPLLPWIGVIALGYAAGPWFAGSAAPALRQRRLLAWGVALLVGFALLRALNGYGEAPWAAGATPLRTVMGFLNVTKYPPSLLFLLLTLGIGLLALWVFERRQPARWLGVLAVFGAVPMFFYLLHLYVLKLLYLAAAGIWGFNQGRYFGFDGMGAVWLCAVLLALALYGPVRAFGRFKARRKDIAWLKYL
- a CDS encoding multidrug effflux MFS transporter, whose amino-acid sequence is MQLSHFLQAALVLGLLSAIGPFAIDMYLPALPAIGASLGADVAAVQWSLTAFFLSLGVGQLFYGPVSDMVGRKPPLYFGLALFTLASVGCALATDIHTLVALRFVQGLGAAAGMVIPRAVVRDMHTGNEAARLMSLLMLVFSVSPLLAPLAGSGVIALTGWRGVFWAVAVAALAGLVLVRQALPETRLPADRLGSDLRSALAGYAVLLRDTHFLGLVFISGCSIGGFFVYLASSPFVLINHYGLTPVQYSLAFSVNAAAFFASAQFTARLGRRFGLVAVVKAAVSAAAAVMLALLAYYLSGGDRLAVLLGLYFVASGCMGLVIPTTSVLALEEHGAIAGTASALLGTLQMLIGAVAMGLVGLFATGQPLPMVVGMATGALIGFALTWITLGGARAHRVAGPQA